A stretch of the Coprobacillus cateniformis genome encodes the following:
- a CDS encoding helix-turn-helix domain-containing protein codes for MKEKSTFGRFIVKKRKERNLTQKELAEQLYVTESAVSKWERGVSQTKGY; via the coding sequence ATGAAAGAGAAGAGTACGTTTGGAAGATTTATTGTGAAGAAACGCAAAGAAAGAAATTTAACTCAAAAAGAATTAGCAGAACAATTATATGTAACTGAATCAGCTGTTTCAAAATGGGAAAGGGGAGTTTCCCAAACAAAAGGATATTAA